A single genomic interval of Lathyrus oleraceus cultivar Zhongwan6 chromosome 7, CAAS_Psat_ZW6_1.0, whole genome shotgun sequence harbors:
- the LOC127105909 gene encoding probable membrane-associated kinase regulator 2, protein MEALTLLKYLKPTEATPQPPPPTEEDTDYVETTTDEEGEEEDEPFFDIEFTVPEEEEPNESETELGFTLSPLTNHQVQSELNSSEPNSKPQFTASFLKSATKLRVFMSGFNKSKSSDTTVQKSESQKKKLFTVKFKVDEVPFVSFFARDKVKTGNDDKDSQKQTKQNNTEEESKLHSPSSASSDEKLGFSKEVMQKYLKKVKPLYVKVSRKYAEKLKFSSSQLNSPQMKKPAAEKVRGENGGNNVKTQKQGTLPLPAGLRVVCKHLGKSRSASLATEVAAVSSRRRDDSTVQQQDGIQSAILHCKSSFNASKERDPLQSESSTKLGNDLDGR, encoded by the exons ATGGAAGCTCTTACTTTGCTCAAATACTTGAAACCAACTGAAGCAACACCTCAACCTCCTCCTCCTACGGAAGAAGACACCGACTACGTCGAAACCACTACCGAcgaagaaggagaagaagaagacGAGCCTTTCTTTGACATAGAGTTCACTGTACCTGAAGAAGAAGAACCAAACGAGTCTGAGACTGAACTCGGCTTTACGCTTTCTCCTCTAACCAACCACCAAGTTCAGTCGGAACTGAACTCCTCCGAACCTAACTCCAAACCTCAGTTCACCGCCTCGTTCTTGAAATCCGCCACCAAGCTCCGTGTTTTCATGTCTGGTTTCAACAAATCAAAATCCTCCGACACTACCGTTCAAAAATCAGAGTCGCAGAAAAAGAAACTCTTCACTGTGAAATTCAAGGTAGATGAAGTTCCGTTCGTGTCCTTCTTTGCCAGAGATAAAGTAAAAACTGGTAATGATGATAAAGACTCTCAAAAGCAGACGAAACAGAACAACACCGAGGAAGAATCGAAGTTACATTCACCTTCTTCGGCTTCTTCTGACGAGAAACTAGGCTTCTCAAAGGAAGTAATGCAGAAATATTTGAAAAAAGTTAAGCCTCTTTATGTAAAAGTTTCTCGAAAATATGCGGAGAAGCTCAAGTTTTCTTCTAGCCAGCTCAATTCGCCGCAGATGAAGAAACCGGCGGCGGAGAAGGTTCGGGGAGAAAATGGGGGGAACAATGTAAAAACTCAGAAACAGGGGACTCTGCCTCTGCCTGCAGGGTTGCGAGTTGTGTGCAAACATCTGGGGAAGAGCCGGTCAGCGTCTTTGGCGACGGAAGTAGCGGCGGTATCGTCGCGGCGAAGAGATGATTCGACAGTGCAGCAACAGGATGGCATTCAGAGTGCCATTTTGCATTGCAAGAGCTCCTTCAATGCTTCCAAAG AACGTGATCCGTTGCAGTCTGAATCGTCAACAAAACTTGGAAATGATTTGGATGGAAGATGA